From the Vibrio alginolyticus NBRC 15630 = ATCC 17749 genome, one window contains:
- a CDS encoding sigma-54-dependent Fis family transcriptional regulator translates to MELQHISDNNWLSTSWVRSEQAGLKQRRRPEDIRVTPATLQDRRHQLNFLLEAVTQFALPLFNQLFAHSDSRLILTDSDGVIIGSWGQPRFREKLTEISLSSGACWQEKVKGTNAIGTALVEAKPVSVIGDQHFIQHHRFISCSANPIFDHLGNLIGVLDITSEQKRHDFSTQVLVQNMVQQVENQLLNLIPQGHIRVDLACEKGLLNSGWQGIIIANEDGQVLAHNQVASQLFAQKSIIGQSLDDILSTRGNEHPFVFKTKPLTDKDSKVKSRAVAASNDLHYGDSAVEHCWQQANRVIDKDISLLILGETGVGKNEFVKALHKNSQRKTGPLVSVNCGALPKDLVESELFGYVAGAFTGANSKGYQGKIRQAHKGILFLDEIADLPLEAQSRLLHVLQDKTVLPVGSNQSIQVDTQIIAATHKDLEHLVSEGLFRQDLYYRLNGLIIELPRFEEREDKRQLIENIHRRHAESEQQLCPHLLSLMLSYSWPGNLRELDSLIKVSALMAQGEEILELTHVPAHLSKKLSQAQEGAASAEPTSELRATVEDKLLKTYQANQGNISKTSRMLGVSRNTIYRKLKSLGILS, encoded by the coding sequence ATGGAACTTCAACATATTAGCGATAACAATTGGCTTTCAACTTCATGGGTCAGAAGTGAACAAGCGGGTTTAAAACAGCGTCGACGCCCTGAAGATATTCGAGTAACGCCAGCAACGCTCCAAGATAGGCGTCACCAACTCAATTTTTTGCTAGAGGCAGTCACTCAATTTGCGCTCCCTTTGTTTAATCAGCTATTTGCTCATAGCGACAGTCGCTTAATTTTGACGGATTCAGATGGTGTCATCATCGGCAGTTGGGGACAGCCTAGATTTCGTGAAAAGTTAACGGAAATCTCGCTAAGCTCTGGAGCATGCTGGCAAGAAAAGGTCAAAGGCACCAACGCGATTGGTACAGCTTTGGTTGAAGCAAAGCCCGTTTCTGTTATTGGTGATCAGCACTTTATCCAACACCATCGTTTTATTAGCTGTTCGGCTAATCCTATTTTCGATCATCTTGGTAACCTCATTGGCGTATTAGATATTACAAGCGAGCAAAAGAGACATGACTTCTCAACGCAAGTACTAGTACAAAACATGGTCCAGCAAGTGGAGAATCAACTACTTAACTTGATTCCACAAGGGCATATTCGTGTGGATTTAGCGTGCGAAAAAGGTTTACTGAATAGTGGTTGGCAAGGAATTATCATTGCAAATGAAGACGGACAAGTTTTGGCTCACAATCAAGTAGCCTCTCAACTTTTTGCGCAAAAAAGTATCATTGGGCAATCCTTAGACGACATTCTATCCACTCGGGGAAATGAGCACCCTTTCGTTTTCAAAACAAAACCGCTTACCGATAAAGATAGCAAGGTCAAGTCTCGTGCTGTAGCGGCGTCCAATGATCTTCATTATGGCGACTCCGCTGTTGAGCACTGTTGGCAGCAAGCTAATCGCGTCATCGATAAAGACATCAGTTTGTTGATTCTCGGAGAGACTGGTGTTGGCAAAAACGAGTTTGTAAAAGCACTCCATAAAAACAGCCAGAGAAAAACGGGACCGTTGGTTTCCGTTAACTGCGGAGCTTTACCAAAAGACTTGGTTGAATCTGAATTGTTTGGCTACGTAGCCGGTGCCTTTACTGGCGCAAACAGCAAAGGCTATCAGGGAAAAATTCGCCAAGCACACAAAGGGATTTTGTTTCTGGATGAAATCGCAGATTTACCCTTGGAAGCTCAAAGCCGCTTGCTCCATGTATTGCAAGATAAAACCGTGCTTCCCGTGGGTTCAAACCAAAGTATTCAAGTCGATACGCAAATCATTGCAGCCACGCATAAAGATCTGGAACATTTGGTCAGCGAAGGATTGTTCCGCCAAGATTTGTATTATCGCCTTAATGGCTTGATCATTGAGCTACCTCGCTTTGAGGAGCGTGAAGATAAACGACAACTGATTGAGAACATTCATCGGCGTCACGCCGAATCTGAACAACAGCTTTGCCCTCACCTACTTTCTCTGATGCTGTCTTACTCATGGCCAGGAAATTTGCGTGAACTCGATAGTTTAATCAAAGTATCCGCCTTAATGGCGCAAGGTGAAGAAATATTGGAACTCACACACGTCCCAGCCCATCTAAGTAAGAAACTCAGCCAAGCTCAAGAAGGGGCTGCATCCGCTGAACCAACTTCAGAACTGCGTGCAACCGTCGAAGATAAGTTACTCAAAACATATCAAGCCAACCAGGGGAACATTAGCAAAACGTCTCGTATGCTTGGTGTGAGCCGAAATACCATTTACAGAAAGTTGAAAAGCCTTGGCATATTAAGTTAA
- the gnd gene encoding decarboxylating NADP(+)-dependent phosphogluconate dehydrogenase, whose amino-acid sequence MKGDIGVIGLAVMGQNLILNMNDHGFKVVAHNRTAAKVDEFLEGPAKGTNIIGAYSLEELVEKLETPRKVMLMVRAGDVVDKFIEALVPLLDKGDIIIDGGNTNYPDTNRRVAALREKGIHFIGTGVSGGEEGARFGPSIMPGGAAEAWEAVKPIFQGIAAKTDAGEPCCDWVGNDGAGHFVKMVHNGIEYGDMQLITEAYQFMKDGLGMSADEMQAVFADWNKTELDSYLVEITADILGYKDEDGEPLVEKILDTAGQKGTGKWTGINALDLGIPLTLISESVFSRCLSALKDQRVEAESLFGKTITPVEGDKQEWVDALRQALLASKIISYAQGFMLMREASNENGWDLNYGNVALMWRGGCIIRSAFLGNIRDAYEANPDIAFLGSDEYFKNILQGSLAAWRKVAAKSLESGIPMPCTISALSFLDGYTTARLPANLLQAQRDYFGAHTYERIDRPRGEFFHTNWTGTGGDTASTTYDV is encoded by the coding sequence ATGAAAGGTGATATCGGTGTAATTGGCCTAGCAGTAATGGGTCAAAACCTTATCCTAAACATGAACGATCACGGCTTTAAAGTGGTTGCTCACAACCGTACTGCTGCTAAAGTAGACGAGTTCCTGGAAGGTCCAGCAAAAGGCACGAACATCATCGGTGCATACTCTCTAGAAGAACTAGTAGAGAAGCTAGAAACGCCGCGTAAAGTAATGTTGATGGTTCGCGCTGGAGACGTTGTAGACAAGTTCATCGAAGCGCTAGTACCTCTGCTAGACAAAGGCGACATCATTATTGACGGTGGTAACACTAACTACCCAGATACAAACCGTCGTGTTGCTGCACTACGTGAAAAAGGTATCCACTTCATCGGTACTGGTGTATCTGGTGGTGAAGAAGGTGCGCGCTTCGGTCCATCTATCATGCCTGGCGGTGCTGCTGAAGCATGGGAAGCGGTTAAGCCTATCTTCCAAGGTATCGCTGCGAAAACTGACGCTGGTGAGCCATGTTGTGACTGGGTTGGTAACGATGGTGCTGGTCACTTCGTTAAGATGGTACACAACGGCATCGAATACGGTGACATGCAGCTTATCACAGAAGCTTACCAGTTCATGAAAGACGGTCTTGGTATGTCTGCTGACGAGATGCAAGCAGTATTCGCTGATTGGAACAAGACTGAGCTAGACAGCTACCTTGTTGAAATCACGGCTGACATCCTTGGCTACAAAGATGAAGACGGTGAGCCTCTAGTTGAGAAGATCCTAGACACAGCAGGCCAAAAAGGTACTGGTAAATGGACTGGTATTAACGCACTAGACCTAGGTATTCCACTAACACTTATCTCTGAGTCTGTATTCTCTCGTTGTCTATCTGCACTGAAAGACCAACGTGTTGAAGCTGAATCTCTATTCGGTAAGACAATCACTCCGGTTGAAGGCGACAAGCAAGAGTGGGTTGATGCACTACGTCAAGCGCTACTAGCTTCTAAGATCATCTCTTACGCTCAAGGCTTCATGCTAATGCGCGAAGCATCGAACGAGAACGGTTGGGACCTAAACTACGGTAACGTAGCACTAATGTGGCGTGGTGGTTGTATCATCCGCTCTGCGTTCCTAGGCAACATCCGTGATGCGTACGAAGCGAACCCAGACATCGCATTCCTTGGTTCTGATGAGTACTTCAAAAACATCCTACAAGGCAGCCTAGCAGCATGGCGTAAAGTAGCAGCGAAATCTCTAGAGTCTGGTATCCCAATGCCATGTACGATTTCTGCGCTATCTTTCCTAGACGGTTACACAACAGCTCGTCTACCAGCGAACCTGCTTCAAGCTCAACGTGACTACTTCGGTGCTCACACTTATGAGCGCATTGACCGTCCACGTGGTGAATTCTTCCACACTAACTGGACTGGTACAGGCGGCGACACAGCGTCTACAACTTACGACGTGTAA
- the pgl gene encoding 6-phosphogluconolactonase, giving the protein MINHKIYQTAEQVVESLANDMKAFSEMGRPVHISLSGGSTPKMLFKLLASEAYATSIQWENLHFWWGDERCVAPDDAESNYGEANTLLFSQVNIPAENIHRIRGEDEPKAEAERFAKEMAEVIPSENGTPVFDWILLGVGADGHTASLFPGQTNYDDANLSLVASHPESGQLRVSKTARVLEAAKRISYLVLGAGKADIVEEINSSPAHALPYPAAKIQAKSGLTEWYLDLDAAAKIA; this is encoded by the coding sequence ATGATCAACCATAAGATCTACCAAACAGCAGAACAGGTAGTTGAAAGCCTAGCTAACGATATGAAAGCGTTTAGCGAAATGGGCAGACCTGTTCACATCTCTCTTTCTGGCGGCAGCACTCCTAAAATGCTGTTTAAACTACTGGCTTCAGAGGCTTACGCAACCTCCATTCAATGGGAAAACCTCCACTTTTGGTGGGGTGACGAACGTTGTGTTGCCCCTGACGATGCAGAAAGCAACTACGGTGAAGCGAACACATTGTTGTTTAGCCAAGTAAATATTCCTGCAGAAAACATTCACCGCATCCGTGGCGAAGATGAGCCTAAAGCAGAAGCCGAGCGCTTTGCAAAAGAGATGGCAGAGGTGATCCCGAGTGAAAACGGCACACCTGTGTTTGACTGGATCTTATTAGGCGTTGGTGCAGATGGTCATACAGCTTCTCTGTTCCCTGGCCAAACGAATTATGATGATGCGAACCTATCTCTTGTGGCGTCGCATCCTGAATCGGGCCAACTTCGTGTGTCGAAAACCGCACGCGTATTAGAAGCAGCGAAACGCATTAGTTACTTAGTGCTTGGTGCAGGAAAAGCGGACATTGTTGAAGAAATTAACAGTTCACCAGCACACGCACTGCCATACCCAGCGGCTAAGATTCAAGCGAAATCGGGCCTAACGGAATGGTATTTAGACTTAGACGCGGCAGCAAAAATTGCTTAA
- the zwf gene encoding glucose-6-phosphate dehydrogenase, which translates to MVIPENSSIVIFGASGDLTYRKLIPALYHLYANKQLPENFAILGVSRTEYSDESYRAKLKKSLQEMEKTEPETLDAFINHLHYQAINTSDTQDYGKLSSRLDQLADEYQFEQRNTLFYLATPPSLYSVIPASLAAHGLNSEEDGWKRLIIEKPFGYDLESARILDKEIHEHFQEHQIYRIDHYLGKETVQNLLVLRFSNAMFEPLWNRNFIDYVEITGAEFLGVEERGGYYDNSGAVRDMFQNHLLQVLAMVGMEPPAQINADSMRDEVVKVLQCLKPLDENALRNDLVLGQYTASEVRGQSLRGYREEPGVADDSRTETYIGLKAYINNWRWNGVPFYVRTGKRLPTRVTEVVIHFKQTPHPVFGQNAPENKLIIRIQPDEGIQMSFGLKEPGAGFEAKEVKMNFHYADLQETQMLTAYERLLLDALNGDATLFARSDAVEACWQYVQPILDFKQDPQSLFGYACGTWGPKESDDLLQRDGRAWRFPCKNLTDTDYCEL; encoded by the coding sequence ATGGTAATACCAGAAAACAGCAGCATCGTTATTTTTGGTGCTTCAGGTGACCTTACGTACCGTAAGCTCATTCCTGCTTTATACCACCTCTACGCGAACAAGCAGCTTCCAGAGAATTTTGCCATTCTGGGTGTAAGTCGCACTGAATACAGTGATGAGTCTTACCGCGCGAAGCTGAAAAAATCGCTTCAGGAAATGGAAAAGACTGAGCCAGAAACGCTTGATGCATTTATTAACCATCTGCACTACCAAGCAATTAATACTTCTGACACACAAGATTACGGTAAGCTATCTTCTCGCTTAGACCAACTTGCGGACGAATATCAATTCGAGCAACGCAATACGCTTTTTTACTTAGCAACCCCACCAAGTTTATACAGTGTGATCCCTGCAAGTCTTGCAGCACATGGTCTTAACAGTGAAGAGGATGGCTGGAAACGCCTGATCATTGAGAAACCATTCGGCTATGATCTTGAATCGGCGCGTATTCTGGACAAAGAAATTCACGAGCACTTCCAAGAGCATCAAATCTACCGAATTGACCATTACTTAGGTAAAGAAACGGTACAAAACCTACTTGTGCTTCGTTTCTCTAATGCGATGTTTGAGCCGCTTTGGAACCGTAACTTCATTGATTACGTTGAAATCACAGGCGCAGAATTCCTTGGCGTAGAGGAGCGTGGTGGTTACTACGACAACTCTGGCGCTGTGCGCGACATGTTCCAAAACCACTTGCTACAAGTATTAGCAATGGTAGGTATGGAACCACCAGCGCAAATCAATGCAGACTCGATGCGTGATGAAGTGGTAAAAGTGCTTCAATGCTTAAAGCCATTAGACGAAAACGCTCTGCGCAATGACCTAGTATTAGGCCAATACACGGCGTCTGAAGTTCGTGGGCAAAGCCTACGCGGCTACCGTGAAGAGCCGGGAGTTGCAGACGATTCTCGTACAGAGACTTACATCGGTTTGAAAGCGTACATCAACAACTGGCGTTGGAATGGCGTGCCATTTTACGTGCGTACTGGTAAGCGTCTTCCAACACGCGTTACTGAGGTGGTTATCCACTTTAAACAAACACCGCATCCTGTGTTTGGTCAAAACGCACCAGAAAACAAGCTGATCATTCGTATTCAACCAGACGAAGGCATTCAAATGAGCTTTGGCTTGAAAGAGCCAGGCGCAGGCTTTGAAGCGAAGGAAGTGAAAATGAACTTCCATTACGCTGACCTGCAAGAAACGCAAATGCTAACGGCATACGAGCGTCTTCTACTTGATGCTTTGAATGGTGATGCTACGCTATTTGCACGTAGTGATGCGGTGGAAGCGTGCTGGCAATACGTACAGCCAATCTTAGATTTTAAGCAAGATCCACAATCCCTCTTCGGGTACGCATGCGGCACTTGGGGACCTAAAGAGTCAGATGACTTGTTACAGCGTGATGGTCGCGCTTGGCGTTTCCCATGTAAAAACTTAACAGATACGGATTACTGTGAACTATGA
- a CDS encoding helix-turn-helix domain-containing protein encodes MKSSAINPHPINRIQSVLDYIHTNLDSTLSVDEISKASCWSRWQLQRVFQQHTGVSVAHYIRELKLSLAAERLIHTSDRSLDIAIEMGFTSEHAFSRAFRNMFSKSPREYRKTQQLSGLRQPLTLRKTPEEEKKHQRFIEVRIETKPAFELAGYHEPIHGLFSATPDFQSKVPSLWSRLYSSENLNNSESSYFGVIDVTQAYSNNQQLEYWAGYECGPTANAPRSTNSSNSGLDLLAVPEQTYAVITHIGKASELASTLEWFILHWLPYSNYHAIDGYELELYPEGYDVDSEQAQMQYWIPVEPSDALSLKPKNRKIISKD; translated from the coding sequence ATGAAATCAAGCGCCATTAACCCACATCCCATAAACCGAATACAATCGGTGCTTGACTACATTCACACCAACTTAGACAGTACTCTGAGCGTAGATGAAATATCGAAAGCAAGTTGTTGGTCGCGCTGGCAACTGCAACGCGTATTTCAACAACACACTGGCGTATCCGTCGCTCACTACATCAGAGAGCTTAAACTTAGCCTTGCGGCTGAGCGCTTAATCCATACTTCTGACCGCTCGTTAGATATAGCGATAGAAATGGGATTTACATCTGAACACGCATTTAGCCGAGCGTTCAGGAATATGTTTTCAAAAAGCCCCCGCGAATATCGAAAAACGCAACAACTCTCCGGGTTGAGGCAACCTTTGACGCTGCGTAAGACACCAGAAGAAGAGAAAAAACATCAGCGCTTTATTGAAGTTCGAATAGAAACAAAACCGGCTTTTGAACTTGCTGGTTATCATGAACCTATTCACGGATTGTTTTCCGCTACGCCCGATTTCCAATCCAAAGTACCGTCACTTTGGTCACGTCTTTATTCATCTGAAAACCTTAACAATTCGGAAAGTAGTTACTTTGGCGTGATTGATGTGACTCAAGCGTATTCAAACAACCAACAACTTGAGTATTGGGCAGGTTATGAGTGTGGTCCAACAGCAAACGCACCAAGATCAACGAACTCTTCCAACTCGGGGTTAGACCTCTTGGCTGTTCCTGAGCAAACCTACGCCGTCATTACACACATAGGCAAAGCATCAGAGCTCGCCTCAACGCTGGAATGGTTTATTTTACATTGGCTACCCTACTCTAATTATCATGCTATCGATGGTTATGAGTTAGAGCTTTATCCAGAAGGTTATGATGTTGATAGCGAACAAGCACAAATGCAGTATTGGATTCCTGTCGAGCCAAGCGACGCGCTATCTTTAAAACCTAAGAACAGAAAAATAATTTCCAAAGATTAG
- a CDS encoding TonB-dependent siderophore receptor: MESPIRFHRSAVAIVVSALLAGHANATESVSQHETITVLGETYRNTATKTVLEPEETPQAITVITKDDMDLRGVNSVSEALRYAPGVNTELRGGAVSRLDLFNIRGFINYTNFYDGLPLLYNGWNLQPQVDSVALEQIEVFKGPTSVLYGNIPPGGMVNIIAKAPQSTPSHSVSISTGTNRLKELTFDTTGQIGDSNVDYRIVGLAKQRDGQADTSEDERYVLAPSFNWQATESTLVNVNVYYQNDPSAGIYTTVPASGSVIKNPLGSMSPSTYLGDEDWNTYEREVLMMGYKVQHDFNNNWQFLQNARYMTADAYQENTYNGALEADNRTVGRNAYLTDEKSKSFVIDNQLSGYVKTGNFEHNLLFGLDYQYLDSDVKYKDTLGYSLTQDIFNPDHNSIDRNALNFQYKQNLDIKTKQIGVYFQDQVRYDQLVMIAGLRWDKYDSNTDAVSDYLGAVSNSKEELDDTNVSFRVGGLYELDFGLSPYLTYSESFEPIAGADSSGKAFEPSTGHQWELGFKYAPLSGDISGNLALFHITKKNAILTDPNNPYAPNYQAGEVVSQGIELEAKWQATAQADFTLGYTYTDMEITEDSYYNQEGKTPVWVPEQTASLWANYFFEGNLSGLRTSAGVRYVGEAQIDAQNSQKVPDYTLFDLAASYDFSTVSESMKGASVTLSASNLFDKEYYSCYDKNNCWFGAERSIEAKLEYNF; encoded by the coding sequence ATGGAAAGTCCGATTCGATTTCATCGTTCAGCGGTTGCTATCGTCGTATCCGCATTGCTCGCTGGCCACGCCAATGCGACTGAGAGCGTATCCCAACACGAAACGATTACGGTGCTAGGAGAAACATACCGAAACACCGCAACTAAAACCGTTTTAGAACCGGAGGAAACACCGCAAGCGATCACGGTAATCACTAAAGATGACATGGACCTGCGCGGCGTAAACTCGGTGAGCGAAGCATTGCGTTACGCGCCTGGCGTAAATACAGAATTGCGTGGCGGTGCCGTTTCCCGACTTGACCTATTCAATATTCGTGGTTTTATTAACTACACCAACTTTTATGATGGTCTTCCTTTGCTGTACAACGGTTGGAACCTTCAACCGCAGGTCGATTCCGTTGCTCTTGAGCAAATCGAGGTTTTTAAAGGGCCAACGTCTGTTCTTTACGGCAATATTCCACCAGGAGGTATGGTCAACATTATCGCCAAGGCGCCTCAGTCAACACCCTCGCACTCTGTCTCGATTAGTACTGGGACTAACAGACTAAAAGAACTGACGTTCGACACCACAGGACAAATTGGTGATTCTAATGTGGATTACCGTATTGTAGGCCTAGCTAAACAGCGAGATGGTCAAGCCGATACGTCTGAAGACGAACGTTATGTACTCGCCCCATCTTTCAATTGGCAAGCGACAGAAAGTACATTAGTGAACGTGAATGTTTACTATCAAAATGATCCATCAGCAGGTATCTACACGACTGTGCCTGCATCTGGCTCAGTGATTAAAAACCCACTTGGCTCGATGTCACCAAGCACTTATTTGGGGGATGAGGACTGGAACACTTACGAACGCGAAGTTCTGATGATGGGTTACAAAGTCCAACACGACTTTAACAACAATTGGCAATTTCTACAGAATGCCCGCTACATGACCGCCGATGCCTATCAGGAAAACACATATAACGGTGCACTTGAAGCGGATAACCGTACCGTTGGTCGAAATGCCTATTTAACCGATGAAAAGTCCAAATCCTTTGTGATTGACAACCAACTATCTGGCTACGTTAAAACAGGAAATTTTGAACATAACTTATTGTTCGGGCTTGATTATCAGTATCTAGATTCAGATGTAAAATACAAAGACACGCTTGGGTATTCGCTAACTCAGGACATTTTTAATCCTGACCACAACAGCATTGATCGTAATGCACTGAATTTCCAATACAAACAAAACTTAGATATCAAAACGAAGCAGATTGGCGTTTATTTCCAAGATCAAGTTCGTTACGACCAACTTGTAATGATTGCAGGTCTTCGTTGGGATAAATACGATTCAAATACAGACGCCGTTAGCGATTATCTAGGAGCAGTATCCAACAGCAAGGAAGAGTTAGACGATACCAACGTATCTTTCCGAGTCGGTGGTTTGTATGAGCTAGACTTTGGTCTCTCGCCATATCTTACTTACTCGGAAAGTTTTGAGCCAATTGCGGGTGCCGACTCTTCTGGTAAAGCATTTGAGCCATCAACCGGTCATCAATGGGAGTTAGGCTTTAAATACGCCCCATTATCTGGTGATATCTCAGGTAACTTAGCACTCTTCCATATTACGAAGAAAAACGCGATCTTGACCGATCCGAATAATCCATATGCACCGAACTATCAAGCGGGCGAAGTGGTATCACAAGGTATTGAACTTGAGGCGAAATGGCAAGCCACAGCACAAGCTGATTTCACTCTAGGCTATACATATACCGATATGGAGATTACCGAGGACAGTTATTACAACCAAGAAGGTAAAACGCCGGTTTGGGTACCTGAGCAAACGGCCTCTCTATGGGCCAATTACTTCTTTGAAGGAAATCTTTCAGGCCTTCGTACCAGTGCTGGCGTTCGCTATGTCGGAGAAGCACAAATTGATGCACAGAATAGTCAAAAAGTACCGGACTACACCTTGTTTGATTTAGCAGCAAGTTACGATTTCTCAACGGTATCTGAATCAATGAAAGGGGCTAGCGTCACGCTTTCTGCAAGCAATCTATTCGATAAAGAATACTATTCTTGTTACGACAAAAATAACTGTTGGTTTGGCGCTGAGCGCTCTATCGAAGCGAAGTTAGAATACAACTTCTAA
- a CDS encoding response regulator produces MSMATRVMIIEDDLAIAELHHKYLSQLTGLEVVGIATTRMEAEMQLDILKPDLLLMDVYLPDGTGLEILNTLRASNQTCDVILITAARDVDTLQQAMRGGVVDYLLKPVMFPRLDAALKKYVSQRQQLDIVESLDQNLVDKMLQSHANQDNLPNRLPKGIDGVTLDKIRELFPNGSALTADEAGEKIGVSRTTARRYLEFLISTGELEADLNYGSVGRPERCYKKVTR; encoded by the coding sequence ATGAGTATGGCGACTCGCGTAATGATCATTGAAGATGATCTGGCTATTGCTGAGCTGCACCACAAATACTTAAGCCAACTGACAGGTTTGGAAGTGGTCGGAATTGCGACCACGAGAATGGAAGCGGAAATGCAACTCGACATTCTTAAGCCAGATTTACTATTGATGGATGTCTATCTTCCCGATGGCACAGGGCTTGAGATACTAAATACACTGCGTGCAAGTAACCAAACGTGTGATGTCATTTTGATTACAGCCGCAAGGGATGTCGATACGTTACAACAGGCGATGAGGGGTGGCGTTGTCGATTACCTGTTAAAACCAGTGATGTTTCCACGTTTAGATGCCGCACTGAAAAAGTATGTGTCCCAACGCCAACAACTAGACATCGTAGAGAGTTTGGATCAGAACCTCGTTGATAAAATGCTGCAGTCTCACGCCAATCAAGACAACTTGCCGAACCGATTACCAAAAGGGATTGATGGTGTAACCCTAGACAAGATCAGAGAGTTGTTCCCAAATGGCAGTGCGCTGACCGCTGATGAGGCAGGTGAAAAAATCGGAGTGAGCCGAACAACCGCTAGACGTTATCTTGAGTTTCTTATCAGTACTGGAGAACTAGAGGCTGATTTAAACTATGGGTCGGTAGGTAGGCCAGAAAGGTGCTATAAAAAAGTGACGCGGTAG
- a CDS encoding ATP-binding protein → MSWKTISFRKRMLIIMTLSGLIELLLLVAAGFTYLKINQEQEMGEKALGVARFLADSAVVREMIETQNPQPYQLRFRELTEAIGAAFIVIGDHKGVRLIHPVDERLGKPMRGGDNRRALEQGLSYVSTAQGSLGYSVRGKAAIFDEQGNIIGVVSVGYLLDRLQDRIEPFLAFLILMVIVVVVANAVVSNYASRKFQRAILGFEPEEIGRLYGELEVTMSTIKEGVLSIDAQGILRSINRSACQILGIDRESALNKPLTDTLRDSDLYTVLESGQEDHDIEIFLNHKRLIANRSPIYVDGKIVGAVSSFRLRDEINDLTEQLSQTKEYADLLRSQTHEHRNKLNTISGLVQMGELDAVQRLIGQETAHYQAMIEFLRDTVKDPLIAGMLLGKTERARELGLQLVVEEGSRLEPLPEWLNSEDLVTILGNLIDNAFDATLTSIRDESNVASERRNIDVSVSDYGNEVILEVIDHGCGLPKTMDPQTLFTKGVSTKSRQNRGVGLHLVNQLATRYHGHVEMIPNKNYGTRITVYLPKEEQL, encoded by the coding sequence ATGAGTTGGAAAACCATCAGCTTTCGTAAGCGGATGCTCATTATCATGACGCTATCGGGGTTGATAGAGCTGTTATTGCTTGTCGCCGCAGGGTTCACTTATCTCAAAATCAATCAAGAGCAAGAAATGGGAGAAAAAGCACTGGGTGTTGCCCGTTTTTTAGCGGACTCAGCGGTTGTTCGTGAAATGATCGAAACCCAAAACCCCCAGCCATACCAACTTCGCTTTAGAGAATTAACCGAAGCCATAGGTGCTGCATTCATCGTTATTGGCGACCATAAGGGAGTACGCTTAATCCACCCTGTTGATGAGCGGTTGGGCAAGCCAATGAGAGGTGGCGACAATCGTCGAGCGCTAGAACAGGGGTTGTCTTATGTTTCGACGGCACAGGGCTCGTTAGGTTATTCAGTTCGTGGTAAAGCTGCGATTTTTGACGAGCAAGGGAACATTATTGGTGTGGTTTCAGTTGGCTATTTGCTCGACCGACTGCAAGACCGCATCGAACCATTTTTGGCCTTTTTGATTTTAATGGTCATCGTAGTTGTCGTCGCTAATGCCGTTGTATCCAATTATGCGTCGAGAAAGTTTCAGCGCGCCATTTTAGGCTTTGAGCCTGAAGAGATAGGGCGGTTGTACGGCGAATTAGAAGTGACGATGAGCACTATCAAAGAGGGCGTGTTAAGCATTGATGCCCAAGGGATACTTCGCTCGATAAATCGTAGTGCCTGCCAGATTCTCGGTATTGATAGAGAATCAGCGCTCAATAAACCTTTGACTGATACGCTGCGTGATAGCGATCTATATACAGTGTTAGAAAGCGGGCAGGAAGATCATGATATTGAAATATTCCTTAATCATAAGCGCCTGATTGCAAATCGCTCTCCAATTTATGTTGATGGAAAAATCGTGGGGGCGGTATCGAGTTTCCGTTTAAGGGATGAAATCAATGATCTAACCGAGCAGCTATCACAAACCAAGGAATATGCAGATTTGTTACGTTCGCAAACCCATGAGCATCGCAATAAGCTCAACACCATTAGTGGGCTAGTACAAATGGGTGAGCTTGATGCGGTGCAAAGGTTAATTGGACAAGAAACCGCACACTATCAAGCAATGATTGAGTTTTTAAGAGATACCGTTAAGGACCCGCTAATTGCAGGTATGTTGCTTGGAAAAACTGAACGTGCTCGCGAGTTAGGCTTACAACTGGTGGTTGAGGAAGGCAGTCGTCTGGAGCCCCTACCTGAGTGGCTAAATTCGGAAGACCTTGTCACAATTTTGGGTAATTTGATTGATAACGCTTTCGATGCCACGTTAACTTCCATTCGCGATGAATCAAATGTTGCGTCAGAACGCAGAAACATTGATGTGTCCGTTAGCGATTACGGAAATGAAGTGATACTTGAGGTGATAGATCATGGTTGTGGCCTCCCAAAAACAATGGATCCACAAACATTATTTACAAAAGGCGTTTCAACGAAATCTCGTCAAAATCGAGGTGTTGGGTTGCACCTTGTCAATCAGCTTGCTACTCGATATCACGGCCATGTTGAGATGATACCCAATAAAAATTATGGGACAAGAATAACGGTGTACTTACCCAAGGAAGAACAATTATGA